TCGCTCTCGGTGGTTTCACGCACCAGGGAGGAGGTCACCAGGGAGCCGTGCATGGCGGAGAACAGGGAGCCACCGAACACACCTGCGACGCCCATCATGTGGAAGGGGTGCATCAGGATGTTGTGCTCTGCCTGGAACACCAACATGAAGTTGAAGGTGCCGGAGATGCCCAGGGGCATGCCGTCAGAGAAGGAGCCCTGACCGAAGGGGTACACCAGGAACACGGCGGAGGCAGCAGCCACAGGTGCGCTGTAAGCAACGCAGATCCAGGGGCGCATGCCGAGGCGGTAGGACAGTTCCCACTCGCGGCCCATGTAGCAGAAGATGCCGATCAGGAAGTGGAAGACAACCAGCTGGTAAGGACCGCCGTTGTACAGCCACTCGTCGAGGGAGGCAGCTTCCCAGATGGGATAGAAGTGAAGGCCGATGGCGTTCGAGGAAGGAACAACAGCACCAGAGATGATGTTGTTTCCGTAGATCAGGGAGCCGGCGACGGGCTCACGGATGCCGTCGATGTCGACGGGGGGCGCTGCGATGAAAGCAACGATGAAGCAGGTGGTGGCAGCCAGCAGGGTGGGGATCATCAGCACACCGAACCAGCCCACATACAGGCGGTTGTTGGTGGAGGTGACCCACTCGCAGAAGGACTGCCAGCCATTGGCGCCGGAGCGCTGCTGAATGGTGGTGGTCATGAGTACGGAAAAGAAGGCTCCGAAGAGCGGTTACGGAAGGGCAGGAATGCCCTGCCAAACAAGAGTGTAAAGCAACATTGCGAAAGTTTTCCGCAGCTTTATGAAGTCGTTGTGAAGAAGCGTTGAGCTACGGCCCGTCTCGCCTCCCGGGGAGTCGACGACCGCTAAAGAATCGCTTAAGGTTCTTAGCGTGAGTCTTAAGGAGACGCGTGTGGTCTTGATCCGCTGGCTGATCGCTGGCCAACGTCTCGAGGAGACCGTGCCAACCAAGCACGCACGCCATCGGCGCAATGAATTGGAAGCGCAGGGCGCCGTTGTGTACTGGAGCGAAAGACTGGTTGAAAGCCACTGACCCGCCAAACTGGATCAGCTGAGATCAGAGGCCATGCCCCTGAGGTTGCGATCAACGTTCAGAAACGTGTCCCGCGGAGCCGTAGCACTCCTCACTTTGGGGCTTCTCAGCTCCTGCCAAACCTCATCAGAACGGGACAGGAACGATTCCGGTTCCCAGACGCAAGCGATCCAACGACTGGACGAACGCCTCAAACAACTTGAACAACGCCTGGACACCGCAACGCCAGTGCCAGATCAAGGCAATCGCGTGCCACCAGGTCCCATCAAATCCATCACCTTCCGCAGCGGAACAGCGGATGACAGGGTTCGCATCTACTGGGCCAACGGGGACCGCACTGATCTGCCCTGCACGCTCGAGCAGGGCACGTGGGCCTGTGGCTAGAAAGAGCTCCCAGTCACACCCAGACATTCCTGATACAGGAGTTGGTCATGCATCTACAAGCCAGAACATTCAGGCTGTCAACCAGCAGTTCACGGCCCTGATGCGTCGCCTTGCTTTATCGATCGGGATGGCACTCGGTCTCAGCACCAGCCTGATGGTGATGGTCCGAGCCGACCAATCCCTGCCATTCGCCCAGACCAAAGCAGCCAACCTGGCTCGCATGCGTGCGGAATCCCTGAATGGTGGCCTGGGGTCCTATCGGGCCGCGGGCTGCATGTACGAAACGGGGGCGCAATCATGCCTGGCGTCCAAAACCAACGAAGGATTTCTGTTCCGGTTCAAGGGGGGGGCTCCCGGATGGGAGCAGCAGAACCCACCCAGTCCATCGCTTGAAACCAGTGTTCTGGTCTCCAGGGATGGAGACCGGATCCTGGAAGTCCCTTACAACGGACCCTTGCGCTGACGAATCAATATTCCGGGCGATGTTGTTGACACTCCGTTGCTGAGTGAGTGCCATAGGGAGGTCTGTCAAAAGACCATGAATTTTTCCAATCTGTCCGCTTTGGCTCTGATTGTGGGCACAAGCACCCTTGCCGGCGCACCCGCGCTTGCTCAGGCTCCTGTTCCCGCATCCCAGATCCGAGCCTTGAATCTGGCCCGTAACACCGCCGTCACAGAAAACGGTGGTCTCAGCGTTTATCGCCCCCAGCCCTGCATGTTCAATACCAGTGGTGGGGGTGGAGAATGCTTGGTGACGGACGATGCCAGCGGCTACACCTTCAAGTTTCTGGGCGGCAAACCAGGCTGGCCTGAAAACGGAAGCAACCCCACCACGGAAACCGAGATTCAGGTGGCTCCCGACGGCCGCAGCGTCACCAACATCATCTACAACGGATCGCCCCGCTGAGATCAGCACAGGAGTTGGGACAACGCCTCTTTCCAGTCCCTGGGAAGAGGCCAGGTCTCTTGTTTGCTGAAGCTCAGAGCGATGGCTTTCTCCGCGTAAGCCGCTTCGTTGATAAAGAGAGGAACCACCCCATCCTCTCCTTCAAAACCGAGAGGTTTTGATTCAGCATTGATGAACAGGGGATCCCCTCCCTTCAAGGGCTGCCAATCGCGCCCCTGAAGATTGGGATGAACCAGAGCATCGGGCTCACCCGAGCTGCGTCTCGGCAGATCCAAGCTGCCCAGGTGGCGGTGAATCACAACCTGGTCGGGATAGCGAGCAGTCCCATCACGAACCGCAGCGATCCCCGCCATCAGAGCTTCGAGAGCCAAGCGGGTCTGCAGCACGATGTCCGAGCGACGTACGTTTTGGGGGACGGGTCCCACCTCAATCACCACACCACAAGGCCAGCGCTCCGCGAGAAACCCCTGCTGCGCCGAGTCCGCTTCGTGCAAATAAATGGGGAGGCCCAGTCGGTGCTGAACCAACGCCGCCAGAGCCAAATCAACAGGTCGGCGTCCATACACAACCAGGCAATTGCCCATCGCTGAGGTGGTGCTGTGCAGGTCCACCACCAGATCGCAGGGCGTTTGCCCCTTCGGACCGAATTGCTCGAGCAATGCCAGTGCCTGCAACATTTCCCGATCCGCCTCAGCAGGCATCGAGGAGGCCTTCTCGAGAAGGTCAGGGCGAAAGGAACGGTTGAGATCGCGGTCGAGGTAGCGCCGGCCCTGCAGGCAAGCTGCAGGATTGCCGATTGCCAGCTGCACGTCGAGACCCTGAGAATCAACCAAATTCGGATGTTGTTGCCACTGGTCGAGCAACCAGGGCCCATTGATCTCATTGCCGTGGGTGCCGGCCACCACTAAAACCCGAGGCCTCACCATCCAGCACCTGGCAACGCACCCAGACTGACACCACTTGTCACTGATCGACCATGGCTTTGCCTCCTCTGGTTGTTGCCACCGCCAGAGAGGGCTGGCGGTGGCAGTGGCGTCAGCTGATGCAGGGGCTTGGACCGGCTGACAACGAAGGGCGTTACCAGCGCCCTGCGAGCGACCGAATGGATGTGCTGATTCCGGACAGGTCGGGGCTGAAACTCCGTACCGACGCACAGCGTCCACGGTTGGTGATCGGCAGAAGCTGCCCTTGGGCCCATCGCACCTGGCTGATGCATCGACTGCGTCGGCTGGAAGGTACCGTCACCCTGCTCATGGCCACAGCTGACCACCGCGCTGGACGTTGGTCCCTTGTTCCACCCTGGTTGGGCTGTGAGTCCCTGCTCGCGCTGTATCGGCACTGCGGCACTCCGCCCCATCACAGAGCCACCGTCCCAGCTCTGATCGATCCAGGGAGTGGAGCTGATCCCACACCCCAACTCCTGGGGAATGACAGCGCTGCACTCACCCAAACGCTCAATCAATGGCCAGGGGGGGAAGGGGCCATGGACTTGGCTCCCACCGCTTTAGAGGCAAGCATTCAACGCTGGCTCCAACTCTTGCAACCTGCTGTCAACGACGGCGTTTACCGCTGCGGCTTCGCACGCACGCAGAAGGCTTACAACGAGGCCAGCGCAGCCTTGTTCTCAGCTCTCGACGAGGTGGAGGCCGCACTGCAGCACCAGGGCCCCTGGCTCTGCGGCGCCCAACCCACCATCGCGGATGTGTGCCTGTTCCCCACGTTGATCCGCTGGGAGCTGGTCTACGCCCCGCTCTTTGGATGCAACGCCCAGCCGTTGTGGATGTTCCCGGCGCTGTGGCGCTGGCGCCAATCCTTCTACACCCTGCCAGGGGTTGCCGAAACCTGCGATGGCGAGGCCTGGCGTGCCGACTATTTCGGCGCCCTGTTCCCGTTGAATCCCGGCGGCATCATTCCAGCGGGACCGGATCTCTGCACACTGATAGAACGTTCCCCGGCATTGCCATGACCGAAGCCAATTGCCAGTTCGAAGGCGTCTATGGCTCTTTTGCAATCACCGAACAGGATCGGCGAGAGGTGCATCGGTATCGGATCGCGCTGCTCGTGAGCGGGCTCGCACTCAGTGCCGGTCTGCTGCAGTGGTGGCAGCTCGGCAGTGAACTGGCCTGGCTCTGGGTGTTGCCACTCGCCTCGGCCCTCGGATTGGCCCTGCGCTGGATTCACATCTACCTGCGTCCGTTGCACCAGGCCTTGAAGCTGTTCTGGTTACTGGGATGTCTGGGATGGTGCGTCTTGCTGGCTCTGAACGGCCCGGCCGCTGCGCTAACCACCCTGCAACGCCAACCCTTGTGGATTCTGGCGATCGGTCCCCTGTTCGCGGCAATGGCGGGCATCGGTTTCAAAGAGTTCTTCTGTTTCCGCAGACCCGAGGCCATCGGCCTCACCCTGCTGCTCCCCATCGCCCTCCTTGGGAGATTGATCAATCTGCTCCCAGCAGACGTCTGCCTTGCCTTGCTCACGACTGCTGCTCTTCTCCTTGTGATGATGGCGATCCGTAAATTCGGAATGGACCCAGCCGCTGATATCGGCGACAAGAGCGTGTTTGCTTACCTGGAAGCGCAGCGCAACGTCGTCACCCCGTGAGTCTGATCAGCCTTGTTGATGCGTCCAAGGACTTCGGGATCCGCACACTGTTTGAAGGCCTCACCCTGCATGTGCGGGAGGGAGACCGCCTCGGCCTGATCGGCCCCAACGGAGCCGGAAAATCAACCCTATTGAGGGTGCTCGCAGGGCTTGAACCCCTCGGCAGTGGAGAGCGTCGCTGCTCAGGCCGACTGCGAGTGGAACTGGTGGGGCAGGACAGCCGAGTGAATCCGGGACTGACGGTGCTGGAGCAGGTTCTTGCTGGATGCGGAGCGAAACGGGATCTACTGCTGCGCTTCAGCGAGGTTTCAGAAGCCGTTGCACAAAGCCCGGATGACATGGCCCTGATGGGTGAGCTGGGAGCGCTCAGCGAACGCATGGATGAAGAGGAAGCCTGGGCATTGGAGCAGCAGTGCCAGGAGGTGCTGCAACGGCTAGGAATCACCGACCTGCACCGACCCGTGGAGGATCTCTCGGGCGGATACCGCAAACGGGTGGGTTTGGCCTCCGCCCTGGTGGCCTGCCCGGATGTTCTCTTGCTGGACGAACCCACGAACCATCTCGATGCCGCGGCAGTGGAGTGGCTGCAGAGCTGGCTCGATCGCTATCCAGGCGCCGTGGTTCTGGTGACCCACGATCGGTACGTGCTGGATCAGGTGACGCGCCGGATCGTGGAAGTTGAACGGGGGGTTGCCAGCAGCATCGACGGAAATTACAGCGCCTATCTGCAACGCAAGGCCGACCAAGAGGTGGCCAATGCCGCAGAGGCCGCGCGCTTCAAGAGCGTGATGCGTCGCGAACTGGCCTGGCTGCGCCAAGGGCCGAAAGCAAGAAGCACCAAACAGAGAGCCAGGATCGAAAGGATTGAAGCCCTCAAGGCC
The sequence above is a segment of the Synechococcus sp. PROS-7-1 genome. Coding sequences within it:
- the psbA gene encoding photosystem II q(b) protein → MTTTIQQRSGANGWQSFCEWVTSTNNRLYVGWFGVLMIPTLLAATTCFIVAFIAAPPVDIDGIREPVAGSLIYGNNIISGAVVPSSNAIGLHFYPIWEAASLDEWLYNGGPYQLVVFHFLIGIFCYMGREWELSYRLGMRPWICVAYSAPVAAASAVFLVYPFGQGSFSDGMPLGISGTFNFMLVFQAEHNILMHPFHMMGVAGVFGGSLFSAMHGSLVTSSLVRETTESESQNYGYKFGQEEETYNIVAAHGYFGRLIFQYASFNNSRSLHFFLAAWPVVGIWFTALGVSTMAFNLNGFNFNQSILDGQGRVLNTWADVLNRANLGMEVMHERNAHNFPLDLAAAESTPVALQAPAIG
- a CDS encoding glutathione S-transferase C-terminal domain-containing protein, with protein sequence MALPPLVVATAREGWRWQWRQLMQGLGPADNEGRYQRPASDRMDVLIPDRSGLKLRTDAQRPRLVIGRSCPWAHRTWLMHRLRRLEGTVTLLMATADHRAGRWSLVPPWLGCESLLALYRHCGTPPHHRATVPALIDPGSGADPTPQLLGNDSAALTQTLNQWPGGEGAMDLAPTALEASIQRWLQLLQPAVNDGVYRCGFARTQKAYNEASAALFSALDEVEAALQHQGPWLCGAQPTIADVCLFPTLIRWELVYAPLFGCNAQPLWMFPALWRWRQSFYTLPGVAETCDGEAWRADYFGALFPLNPGGIIPAGPDLCTLIERSPALP
- a CDS encoding aspartoacylase; translation: MVRPRVLVVAGTHGNEINGPWLLDQWQQHPNLVDSQGLDVQLAIGNPAACLQGRRYLDRDLNRSFRPDLLEKASSMPAEADREMLQALALLEQFGPKGQTPCDLVVDLHSTTSAMGNCLVVYGRRPVDLALAALVQHRLGLPIYLHEADSAQQGFLAERWPCGVVIEVGPVPQNVRRSDIVLQTRLALEALMAGIAAVRDGTARYPDQVVIHRHLGSLDLPRRSSGEPDALVHPNLQGRDWQPLKGGDPLFINAESKPLGFEGEDGVVPLFINEAAYAEKAIALSFSKQETWPLPRDWKEALSQLLC
- a CDS encoding DUF2301 domain-containing membrane protein, which produces MTEANCQFEGVYGSFAITEQDRREVHRYRIALLVSGLALSAGLLQWWQLGSELAWLWVLPLASALGLALRWIHIYLRPLHQALKLFWLLGCLGWCVLLALNGPAAALTTLQRQPLWILAIGPLFAAMAGIGFKEFFCFRRPEAIGLTLLLPIALLGRLINLLPADVCLALLTTAALLLVMMAIRKFGMDPAADIGDKSVFAYLEAQRNVVTP